One region of Parambassis ranga chromosome 12, fParRan2.1, whole genome shotgun sequence genomic DNA includes:
- the htr1ab gene encoding 5-hydroxytryptamine (serotonin) receptor 1A b, whose amino-acid sequence MEGTNNTTAWPQFDNSSNRTSKPEDEEVKLSYQVVTSFLLGALILCAIFGNACVVAAIALERSLQNVANYLIGSLAVTDLMVSVLVLPMAALYQVLNRWTLGQVPCDIFISLDVLCCTSSILHLCAIALDRYWAITEPIDYMKKRTPRRAAVLISVTWLVGFSISVPPMLIMRSQPSSMAEDRANPKQCKIRQDPWYTIYSTFGAFYIPLTLMLVLYGRIFKAARFRIRRTVRKTEKKKVSDSCLALSPALFHKKTHGDAQGKSWKRSVEPRPLPSVNGAVKHAEDGESLEIIEVHSNSKGNLPLPHTPSTVPLFESRHEKATEAKRKIALARERKTVKTLGIIMGTFILCWLPFFIVALVMPFCQESCYMPRWLEDVINWLGYSNSLLNPIIYAYFNKDFQSAFKKIIKCHFCRP is encoded by the coding sequence ATGGAAGGCACGAACAACACAACAGCCTGGCCCCAGTTTGACAACTCTTCCAACAGAACTTCTAAACCTGAAGATGAGGAGGTAAAGCTGAGTTATCAAGTGGTCACATCGTTCCTGCTTGGCGCGCTCATCCTGTGCGCAATATTTGGAAACGCGTGCGTAGTTGCGGCCATTGCGTTGGAGAGGTCTCTCCAAAATGTGGCCAACTACCTGATTGGTTCTCTGGCAGTCACCGACTTGATGGTGTCGGTTTTGGTTCTGCCCATGGCGGCGCTTTACCAGGTGTTAAACCGGTGGACACTTGGACAAGTTCCGTGCGACATCTTCATCTCTCTAGATGTCTTATGCTGCACCTCGTCCATACTGCACCTGTGCGCCATCGCTCTGGACAGATACTGGGCGATAACCGAGCCCATAGACTACATGAAAAAGAGGACGCCGAGGAGAGCTGCGGTCCTCATCAGCGTCACCTGGCTCGTCGGGTTTTCCATCTCAGTGCCACCTATGCTGATCATGCGCTCCCAGCCCAGCAGCATGGCAGAGGACAGGGCGAACCCAAAACAGTGTAAAATTAGGCAAGACCCCTGGTACACAATATACTCCACATTCGGTGCTTTTTACATTCCTTTGACGCTGATGTTGGTTCTATATGGGCGGATATTCAAAGCAGCCCGGTTTCGGATCAGAAGGACTGTGCGTAAAACGGAGAAAAAGAAAGTGTCCGACTCCTGTTTGGCGCTTTCCCCAGCGCTGTTCCACAAAAAGACTCACGGAGACGCACAGGGCAAGAGTTGGAAACGGAGCGTAGAACCCCGGCCACTGCCAAGCGTCAACGGCGCGGTGAAACACGCTGAGGACGGCGAGTCTTTGGAGATCATCGAAGTTCACAGCAACTCCAAAGGCAACCTGCCACTTCCTCACACACCCAGCACTGTGCCGCTGTTCGAGAGCAGGCACGAAAAGGCGACGGAGGCGAAGAGAAAGATCGCGCTTGCACGGGAGCGCAAAACGGTGAAGACTTTGGGCATCATCATGGGTACCTTCATCCTCTGCTGGCTGCCTTTCTTTATCGTCGCCTTGGTCATGCCTTTTTGCCAAGAGTCCTGCTACATGCCCCGCTGGCTGGAGGATGTCATAAACTGGCTCGGTTACTCCAACTCCTTACTCAATCCCATCATTTACGCGTACTTCAACAAAGACTTTCAGAGCGCTTTTAAGAAAATAATCAAGTGTCATTTCTGCAGACCGTGA
- the rnf180b gene encoding E3 ubiquitin-protein ligase RNF180 isoform X1: MWCSVPDFSRSLLQQHTRWTKKTGGRTMLRCRRCRKGVIESTCLSVQGQAQATDESSAAVCSIWHVNVDTLPEWILTSVHQAQWTVGKLNCQNCGARLGGFNFINRSDCPCGRDATIHLNKSRVDHDQKHYVLIVQPRRTRPERGQAGLLMDSPQNKEDGPTTLDSLQLNCAAIMSHISPAAASNSLPDTENTPSFSFSPLYCISNRRRCSLEDDADFRSSCFCPTGPSNVSAVDSVRSGTNESAGSPVLHPVREQLNIDGDASFNVVPSVSGDTWLPLNQHLLRTEEVVESFFETTAVHEEVSDSALFLRGRSVSDSVANEEAELQASVGSPALNRLTKREKNRLKSLRRKQRRRERWLHSQLEQEQEAESVSGSPLDSEGEEDREGFTCAVCLDIYFSPYSCQPCGHIFCEPCLRTLAKNRTTNTPCPLCRTLISHTVFHKELNQTAKTFFPKVYLTRKQNFQNASCAKWPLPSFRKHFSPFWGYRRQAAAAGRRWHFVHGGFTLEALDFTDMRGWLFDIGLVIVYVHSLNWILAFLLLCFLMYYFFC, translated from the exons ATGTGGTGTTCTGTCCCTGACTTCAGCCGCTCACTGCTCCAACAACATACAAG ATGGACTAAAAAAACTGGAGGGAGAACCATGCTTCGCTGCAGGAGGTGTCGAAAAGGCGTCATAGAGTCAACATGTTTGTCGGTG CAGGGTCAGGCGCAGGCCACAGATGAAagctcagctgctgtttgcagtATTTGGCACGTGAACGTTGACACATTACCAGAGTGGATACTGACCTCAGTTCACCAG GCCCAGTGGACTGTAGGAAAACTGAACTGCCAGAACTGCGGGGCCCGTTTGGGTGGCTTCAACTTTATTAATCGCAGTGATTGTCCCTGTGGGCGGGATGCCACCATCCACCTGAACAAGAGCCGCGTAGATCATGACCAAAAGCACTATGTTCTCATTGTTCAGCCGAGGAGGACGAGGCCCGAGAGGGGACAGGCTGGTCTGCTGATGGACAGCCCTCAGAATAAAGAAGATGGGCCTACTACTCTGGACAGTTTACAGCTGAACTGTGCTGCTATCATGTCACACATTAGCCCCGCAGCAGCATCCAATTCACTGCCTGATACTGAAAACACCCCGTCATTTTCTTTCAGTCCTCTTTACTGCATCTCTAATAGGAGACGGTGCAGTTTGGAGGATGATGCAGACTTCAGGTCATCTTGTTTTTGCCCTACTGGCCCTTCGAATGTGTCTGCTGTTGATTCAGTGAGGTCAGGGACCAATGAGTCTGCAGGCTCACCTGTCTTGCATCCCGTACGTGAGCAGTTAAACATAGATGGTGACGCCTCATTTAATGTTGTCCCATCTGTTTCTGGAGATACTTGGTTGCCTCTGAATCAACACCTGCTACGAACTGAGGAGGTTGTGGAGTCTTTTTTTGAGACCACAGCTGTCCACGAGGAGGTTTCTGATTCTGCCCTGTTCCTCAGAGGGAGATCCGTCTCCGACAGTGTAGCCAACGAGGAAGCAGAG CTTCAGGCTTCTGTGGGTTCTCCAGCTCTGAACAGACTGACCAAAAGAGAGAAGAACCGTCTGAAGAGCCTgcggaggaagcagaggaggagagagagatggctGCACAGTCAGCTAGAGCAGGAGCAG GAGGCTGAAAGTGTGAGCGGTTCACCGTTGGACAGCgaaggggaggaggacagagagggctTTACTTGCGCCGTGTGTCTCGACATCTACTTCAGTCCATACAGCTGCCAGCCCTGTGGTCACATATTCTGCGAGCCTTGTCTCCGCACACTTGCCAAAAACCGGACAACAAACACTCCCTGCCCTCTGTGTCGCACCCTCATCTCACACACCGTCTTCCACAAAG AGCTCAACCAGACAGCAAAGACCTTCTTCCCGAAAGTTTACTTAACCCGCAAGCAGAACTTCCAGAACGCCTCATGTGCAAAATGGCCTCTGCCCAGCTTTCGTAAACACTTCAGTCCCTTCTGGg GATATCGgcgacaggcagcagcagcagggagacgCTGGCACTTTGTCCACGGTGGCTTCACGCTAGAAGCGCTGGACTTCACCGACATGCGTGGCTGGCTCTTCGACATTGGCCTGGTCATCGTCTACGTTCACTCTCTCAACTGGATTCTGGCTTTCTTGCTCCTCTGTTTCCTCATGTACTACTTCTTCTGTTGA
- the rnf180b gene encoding E3 ubiquitin-protein ligase RNF180 isoform X2, translated as MWCSVPDFSRSLLQQHTRWTKKTGGRTMLRCRRCRKGVIESTCLSVGQAQATDESSAAVCSIWHVNVDTLPEWILTSVHQAQWTVGKLNCQNCGARLGGFNFINRSDCPCGRDATIHLNKSRVDHDQKHYVLIVQPRRTRPERGQAGLLMDSPQNKEDGPTTLDSLQLNCAAIMSHISPAAASNSLPDTENTPSFSFSPLYCISNRRRCSLEDDADFRSSCFCPTGPSNVSAVDSVRSGTNESAGSPVLHPVREQLNIDGDASFNVVPSVSGDTWLPLNQHLLRTEEVVESFFETTAVHEEVSDSALFLRGRSVSDSVANEEAELQASVGSPALNRLTKREKNRLKSLRRKQRRRERWLHSQLEQEQEAESVSGSPLDSEGEEDREGFTCAVCLDIYFSPYSCQPCGHIFCEPCLRTLAKNRTTNTPCPLCRTLISHTVFHKELNQTAKTFFPKVYLTRKQNFQNASCAKWPLPSFRKHFSPFWGYRRQAAAAGRRWHFVHGGFTLEALDFTDMRGWLFDIGLVIVYVHSLNWILAFLLLCFLMYYFFC; from the exons ATGTGGTGTTCTGTCCCTGACTTCAGCCGCTCACTGCTCCAACAACATACAAG ATGGACTAAAAAAACTGGAGGGAGAACCATGCTTCGCTGCAGGAGGTGTCGAAAAGGCGTCATAGAGTCAACATGTTTGTCGGTG GGTCAGGCGCAGGCCACAGATGAAagctcagctgctgtttgcagtATTTGGCACGTGAACGTTGACACATTACCAGAGTGGATACTGACCTCAGTTCACCAG GCCCAGTGGACTGTAGGAAAACTGAACTGCCAGAACTGCGGGGCCCGTTTGGGTGGCTTCAACTTTATTAATCGCAGTGATTGTCCCTGTGGGCGGGATGCCACCATCCACCTGAACAAGAGCCGCGTAGATCATGACCAAAAGCACTATGTTCTCATTGTTCAGCCGAGGAGGACGAGGCCCGAGAGGGGACAGGCTGGTCTGCTGATGGACAGCCCTCAGAATAAAGAAGATGGGCCTACTACTCTGGACAGTTTACAGCTGAACTGTGCTGCTATCATGTCACACATTAGCCCCGCAGCAGCATCCAATTCACTGCCTGATACTGAAAACACCCCGTCATTTTCTTTCAGTCCTCTTTACTGCATCTCTAATAGGAGACGGTGCAGTTTGGAGGATGATGCAGACTTCAGGTCATCTTGTTTTTGCCCTACTGGCCCTTCGAATGTGTCTGCTGTTGATTCAGTGAGGTCAGGGACCAATGAGTCTGCAGGCTCACCTGTCTTGCATCCCGTACGTGAGCAGTTAAACATAGATGGTGACGCCTCATTTAATGTTGTCCCATCTGTTTCTGGAGATACTTGGTTGCCTCTGAATCAACACCTGCTACGAACTGAGGAGGTTGTGGAGTCTTTTTTTGAGACCACAGCTGTCCACGAGGAGGTTTCTGATTCTGCCCTGTTCCTCAGAGGGAGATCCGTCTCCGACAGTGTAGCCAACGAGGAAGCAGAG CTTCAGGCTTCTGTGGGTTCTCCAGCTCTGAACAGACTGACCAAAAGAGAGAAGAACCGTCTGAAGAGCCTgcggaggaagcagaggaggagagagagatggctGCACAGTCAGCTAGAGCAGGAGCAG GAGGCTGAAAGTGTGAGCGGTTCACCGTTGGACAGCgaaggggaggaggacagagagggctTTACTTGCGCCGTGTGTCTCGACATCTACTTCAGTCCATACAGCTGCCAGCCCTGTGGTCACATATTCTGCGAGCCTTGTCTCCGCACACTTGCCAAAAACCGGACAACAAACACTCCCTGCCCTCTGTGTCGCACCCTCATCTCACACACCGTCTTCCACAAAG AGCTCAACCAGACAGCAAAGACCTTCTTCCCGAAAGTTTACTTAACCCGCAAGCAGAACTTCCAGAACGCCTCATGTGCAAAATGGCCTCTGCCCAGCTTTCGTAAACACTTCAGTCCCTTCTGGg GATATCGgcgacaggcagcagcagcagggagacgCTGGCACTTTGTCCACGGTGGCTTCACGCTAGAAGCGCTGGACTTCACCGACATGCGTGGCTGGCTCTTCGACATTGGCCTGGTCATCGTCTACGTTCACTCTCTCAACTGGATTCTGGCTTTCTTGCTCCTCTGTTTCCTCATGTACTACTTCTTCTGTTGA
- the rnf180b gene encoding E3 ubiquitin-protein ligase RNF180 isoform X3 has product MLRCRRCRKGVIESTCLSVQGQAQATDESSAAVCSIWHVNVDTLPEWILTSVHQAQWTVGKLNCQNCGARLGGFNFINRSDCPCGRDATIHLNKSRVDHDQKHYVLIVQPRRTRPERGQAGLLMDSPQNKEDGPTTLDSLQLNCAAIMSHISPAAASNSLPDTENTPSFSFSPLYCISNRRRCSLEDDADFRSSCFCPTGPSNVSAVDSVRSGTNESAGSPVLHPVREQLNIDGDASFNVVPSVSGDTWLPLNQHLLRTEEVVESFFETTAVHEEVSDSALFLRGRSVSDSVANEEAELQASVGSPALNRLTKREKNRLKSLRRKQRRRERWLHSQLEQEQEAESVSGSPLDSEGEEDREGFTCAVCLDIYFSPYSCQPCGHIFCEPCLRTLAKNRTTNTPCPLCRTLISHTVFHKELNQTAKTFFPKVYLTRKQNFQNASCAKWPLPSFRKHFSPFWGYRRQAAAAGRRWHFVHGGFTLEALDFTDMRGWLFDIGLVIVYVHSLNWILAFLLLCFLMYYFFC; this is encoded by the exons ATGCTTCGCTGCAGGAGGTGTCGAAAAGGCGTCATAGAGTCAACATGTTTGTCGGTG CAGGGTCAGGCGCAGGCCACAGATGAAagctcagctgctgtttgcagtATTTGGCACGTGAACGTTGACACATTACCAGAGTGGATACTGACCTCAGTTCACCAG GCCCAGTGGACTGTAGGAAAACTGAACTGCCAGAACTGCGGGGCCCGTTTGGGTGGCTTCAACTTTATTAATCGCAGTGATTGTCCCTGTGGGCGGGATGCCACCATCCACCTGAACAAGAGCCGCGTAGATCATGACCAAAAGCACTATGTTCTCATTGTTCAGCCGAGGAGGACGAGGCCCGAGAGGGGACAGGCTGGTCTGCTGATGGACAGCCCTCAGAATAAAGAAGATGGGCCTACTACTCTGGACAGTTTACAGCTGAACTGTGCTGCTATCATGTCACACATTAGCCCCGCAGCAGCATCCAATTCACTGCCTGATACTGAAAACACCCCGTCATTTTCTTTCAGTCCTCTTTACTGCATCTCTAATAGGAGACGGTGCAGTTTGGAGGATGATGCAGACTTCAGGTCATCTTGTTTTTGCCCTACTGGCCCTTCGAATGTGTCTGCTGTTGATTCAGTGAGGTCAGGGACCAATGAGTCTGCAGGCTCACCTGTCTTGCATCCCGTACGTGAGCAGTTAAACATAGATGGTGACGCCTCATTTAATGTTGTCCCATCTGTTTCTGGAGATACTTGGTTGCCTCTGAATCAACACCTGCTACGAACTGAGGAGGTTGTGGAGTCTTTTTTTGAGACCACAGCTGTCCACGAGGAGGTTTCTGATTCTGCCCTGTTCCTCAGAGGGAGATCCGTCTCCGACAGTGTAGCCAACGAGGAAGCAGAG CTTCAGGCTTCTGTGGGTTCTCCAGCTCTGAACAGACTGACCAAAAGAGAGAAGAACCGTCTGAAGAGCCTgcggaggaagcagaggaggagagagagatggctGCACAGTCAGCTAGAGCAGGAGCAG GAGGCTGAAAGTGTGAGCGGTTCACCGTTGGACAGCgaaggggaggaggacagagagggctTTACTTGCGCCGTGTGTCTCGACATCTACTTCAGTCCATACAGCTGCCAGCCCTGTGGTCACATATTCTGCGAGCCTTGTCTCCGCACACTTGCCAAAAACCGGACAACAAACACTCCCTGCCCTCTGTGTCGCACCCTCATCTCACACACCGTCTTCCACAAAG AGCTCAACCAGACAGCAAAGACCTTCTTCCCGAAAGTTTACTTAACCCGCAAGCAGAACTTCCAGAACGCCTCATGTGCAAAATGGCCTCTGCCCAGCTTTCGTAAACACTTCAGTCCCTTCTGGg GATATCGgcgacaggcagcagcagcagggagacgCTGGCACTTTGTCCACGGTGGCTTCACGCTAGAAGCGCTGGACTTCACCGACATGCGTGGCTGGCTCTTCGACATTGGCCTGGTCATCGTCTACGTTCACTCTCTCAACTGGATTCTGGCTTTCTTGCTCCTCTGTTTCCTCATGTACTACTTCTTCTGTTGA
- the rnf180b gene encoding E3 ubiquitin-protein ligase RNF180 isoform X4: MLRCRRCRKGVIESTCLSVGQAQATDESSAAVCSIWHVNVDTLPEWILTSVHQAQWTVGKLNCQNCGARLGGFNFINRSDCPCGRDATIHLNKSRVDHDQKHYVLIVQPRRTRPERGQAGLLMDSPQNKEDGPTTLDSLQLNCAAIMSHISPAAASNSLPDTENTPSFSFSPLYCISNRRRCSLEDDADFRSSCFCPTGPSNVSAVDSVRSGTNESAGSPVLHPVREQLNIDGDASFNVVPSVSGDTWLPLNQHLLRTEEVVESFFETTAVHEEVSDSALFLRGRSVSDSVANEEAELQASVGSPALNRLTKREKNRLKSLRRKQRRRERWLHSQLEQEQEAESVSGSPLDSEGEEDREGFTCAVCLDIYFSPYSCQPCGHIFCEPCLRTLAKNRTTNTPCPLCRTLISHTVFHKELNQTAKTFFPKVYLTRKQNFQNASCAKWPLPSFRKHFSPFWGYRRQAAAAGRRWHFVHGGFTLEALDFTDMRGWLFDIGLVIVYVHSLNWILAFLLLCFLMYYFFC; this comes from the exons ATGCTTCGCTGCAGGAGGTGTCGAAAAGGCGTCATAGAGTCAACATGTTTGTCGGTG GGTCAGGCGCAGGCCACAGATGAAagctcagctgctgtttgcagtATTTGGCACGTGAACGTTGACACATTACCAGAGTGGATACTGACCTCAGTTCACCAG GCCCAGTGGACTGTAGGAAAACTGAACTGCCAGAACTGCGGGGCCCGTTTGGGTGGCTTCAACTTTATTAATCGCAGTGATTGTCCCTGTGGGCGGGATGCCACCATCCACCTGAACAAGAGCCGCGTAGATCATGACCAAAAGCACTATGTTCTCATTGTTCAGCCGAGGAGGACGAGGCCCGAGAGGGGACAGGCTGGTCTGCTGATGGACAGCCCTCAGAATAAAGAAGATGGGCCTACTACTCTGGACAGTTTACAGCTGAACTGTGCTGCTATCATGTCACACATTAGCCCCGCAGCAGCATCCAATTCACTGCCTGATACTGAAAACACCCCGTCATTTTCTTTCAGTCCTCTTTACTGCATCTCTAATAGGAGACGGTGCAGTTTGGAGGATGATGCAGACTTCAGGTCATCTTGTTTTTGCCCTACTGGCCCTTCGAATGTGTCTGCTGTTGATTCAGTGAGGTCAGGGACCAATGAGTCTGCAGGCTCACCTGTCTTGCATCCCGTACGTGAGCAGTTAAACATAGATGGTGACGCCTCATTTAATGTTGTCCCATCTGTTTCTGGAGATACTTGGTTGCCTCTGAATCAACACCTGCTACGAACTGAGGAGGTTGTGGAGTCTTTTTTTGAGACCACAGCTGTCCACGAGGAGGTTTCTGATTCTGCCCTGTTCCTCAGAGGGAGATCCGTCTCCGACAGTGTAGCCAACGAGGAAGCAGAG CTTCAGGCTTCTGTGGGTTCTCCAGCTCTGAACAGACTGACCAAAAGAGAGAAGAACCGTCTGAAGAGCCTgcggaggaagcagaggaggagagagagatggctGCACAGTCAGCTAGAGCAGGAGCAG GAGGCTGAAAGTGTGAGCGGTTCACCGTTGGACAGCgaaggggaggaggacagagagggctTTACTTGCGCCGTGTGTCTCGACATCTACTTCAGTCCATACAGCTGCCAGCCCTGTGGTCACATATTCTGCGAGCCTTGTCTCCGCACACTTGCCAAAAACCGGACAACAAACACTCCCTGCCCTCTGTGTCGCACCCTCATCTCACACACCGTCTTCCACAAAG AGCTCAACCAGACAGCAAAGACCTTCTTCCCGAAAGTTTACTTAACCCGCAAGCAGAACTTCCAGAACGCCTCATGTGCAAAATGGCCTCTGCCCAGCTTTCGTAAACACTTCAGTCCCTTCTGGg GATATCGgcgacaggcagcagcagcagggagacgCTGGCACTTTGTCCACGGTGGCTTCACGCTAGAAGCGCTGGACTTCACCGACATGCGTGGCTGGCTCTTCGACATTGGCCTGGTCATCGTCTACGTTCACTCTCTCAACTGGATTCTGGCTTTCTTGCTCCTCTGTTTCCTCATGTACTACTTCTTCTGTTGA
- the LOC114443695 gene encoding regulator of G-protein signaling 7-binding protein B-like: MCSAPYGRKKRPRSAGSIFPISKVQTEPERRESTEGVVDGSRMTVQEFNNLVALYREQVISVGEISADCPSLRAQMHHTRTKGCSMARAAHQDLADISVSGPEDGEIHPEICRLFIQLQCCLEMFITEMLKSMCLLGVLQLHRKRIDSEPRVDFRVDESSDVPILEDRSSSPIDFPQEHWLVGTDIENIERDMRDMRNLLSKLRETMPLPLKNQDDSSLLNLTPHPLNRQRKRRFPGLCCMVSG; encoded by the exons atgtgttcTGCACCGTACGGGCGGAAAAAGCGCCCCAGATCTGCAGGGAGCATTTTCCCCATCAGTAAAGTGCAGACGGAGCCGGAGCGCCGGGAGAGCACGGAGGGGGTCGTGGACGGCAGCAGGATG ACTGTCCAGGAATTCAACAATCTCGTAGCGCTGTACCGGGAGCAGGTCATATCCGTCGGGGAGATCTCGGCCGATTGTCCGTCCCTGCGGGCTCAGATGCACCACACGCGAACCAAAGGATGCTCCATGGCTCGGGCTGCGCACCAGGACCTCGCCGACATCTCCGTTTCAGG ACCAGAGGACGGAGAGATCCACCCAGAGATCTGTCGGCTCTTCATCCAGCTGCAGTGCTGCCTGGAGATGTTCATAACAGAGATGCTCAAGTCTATGTGCCTGCTGGGGGTGCTGCAGCTACACCGAAAAA GAATAGATTCTGAGCCAAGGGTGGACTTCAGGGTTGATGAGAGCTCAGATGTTCCCATCCTGGAGGACCGATCCTCCTCTCCCATCGACTTCCCTCAGGAGCACTGGCTGGTGGGAACAGACATTGAAAACATagagag AGATATGCGAGACATGCGAAACTTACTCAGCAAACTCAGGGAGACGATGCCATTGCCACTGAAGAATCAAG ACGACAGCAGCTTGTTGAATCTGACTCCACACCCGctgaacagacagaggaagagacgtTTCCCCGGACTCTGCTGCATGGTGTCTGGCTGA